The following are encoded together in the Trachemys scripta elegans isolate TJP31775 chromosome 7, CAS_Tse_1.0, whole genome shotgun sequence genome:
- the FAM89B gene encoding leucine repeat adapter protein 25: protein MNGLQPPQDCLGGNVCSIEGLPPLPKGLSGILNSSGGSWREIEKVYSKKTRIQDDLSKSRAASEKLLRSKPANLDSALAMLRKEMVGLRQLDMSLLCQLWSLYESIQEYKGLFQDMSSSLHSEGSYTAENGFSDEDDEFEVEPPGADVRKETPLLGRLSLPQPQNSRDQWLQDSFHITI, encoded by the exons ATGAACGGCCTCCAGCCACCCCAGGACTGCCTGGGGGGCAATGTCTGCTCCATCGAAGGTCTCCCCCCACTTCCCAAGGGCCTCAGCGGGATCCTCAACTCCAGTGGCGGCTCGTGGCGTGAGATTGAGAAAGTGTACAGCAAGAAGACACGGATCCAGGACGACCTGAGCAAGTCACGGGCGGCCTCTGAGAAGCTGCTGAGGAGCAAACCGGCCAACCTGGACTCGGCGCTGGCCATGCTGCGCAAGGAGATG GTGGGCCTGCGCCAGCTGGACATgtccctgctgtgccagctgtggtCGCTGTACGAGTCGATCCAGGAGTACAAGGGGCTGTTCCAGGACATGTCATCGTCCCTGCACTCCGAGGGCTCCTACACCGCTGAGAATGGCTTCTCTGATGAGGACGATGAGTTTGAGGTGGAGCCGCCGGGTGCTGATGTGCGCAAGGAGACCCCACTGCTGGGCCGGCTCAGCTTGCCTCAGCCCCAGAACTCCCGTGACCAGTGGCTGCAGGACTCCTTCCACATCACCATCTGA
- the ZNRD2 gene encoding protein ZNRD2 isoform X1, with amino-acid sequence MEGLPVGGGRGWDGSGTAARASRASSMALNAAGNDDGNWEPPSEAELKVIQARRERQDKISRVMGNYLLKGYRMLGECCEECGTILLQDKQRKLYCVACQELNSDIDKDNPALNAQAALSQVREHQLASTSEEAMPLGYLPATQQPHVPRPEHCEGAASGLRAAATAAAIPQARSAPTPALPASPLAAAEDAILQKLGWASQELQHSASIELSLQLCSLIRSCAESLKCLKELTPQ; translated from the exons ATGGAGGGGCTTCCGGTcggagggggaaggggctgggacgGAAGCGGCACAGCAGCAAGGGCGTCCCGAGCGAGTAGCATGGCCCTGAACGCGGCAG GCAACGATGATGGGAACTGGGAGCCACCTTCAGAGGCAGAGCTGAAGGTGATCCAGGCACGGAGGGAGCGGCAGGATAAGATCAGCAGAGTGATGGGCAACTACCTGCTCAAGGGGTACCGCATGCTGGGGGAGTGCTGCGAAGAGTGTGGG ACCATCTTGCTCCAAGACAAGCAGAGGAAACTTTACTGCGTGGCCTGCCAGGAGCTCAACTCTGACATCGACAAAGACAACCCGG cgCTGAATGCCCAGGCTGCCCTGTCCCAGGTCCGTGAGCACCAGCTGGCCTCCACCTCAGAGGAGGCCATGCCCCTTGGGTACCTCCCAGccacccagcagccccatgtgccgcGCCCAGAACACTGTGAGGGGGCGGCCTCAGGACTCCGAGCTGCCGCCACTGCGGCTGCCATACCGCAGGCCCGGTCTGCCCCAACACCTGCCCTGCCTGCTagccccctggctgcagcagaggATGCCATCCTCCAGAAGCTGGGCtgggccagccaggagctccagcACAGCGCCTCCATCGAGCTCAGCCTCCAACTATGCAGCCTCATCCGCTCCTGTGCTGAGTCCTTGAAATGCCTCAAGGAACTGACCCCACAGTGA
- the ZNRD2 gene encoding protein ZNRD2 isoform X2, giving the protein MGNYLLKGYRMLGECCEECGTILLQDKQRKLYCVACQELNSDIDKDNPALNAQAALSQVREHQLASTSEEAMPLGYLPATQQPHVPRPEHCEGAASGLRAAATAAAIPQARSAPTPALPASPLAAAEDAILQKLGWASQELQHSASIELSLQLCSLIRSCAESLKCLKELTPQ; this is encoded by the exons ATGGGCAACTACCTGCTCAAGGGGTACCGCATGCTGGGGGAGTGCTGCGAAGAGTGTGGG ACCATCTTGCTCCAAGACAAGCAGAGGAAACTTTACTGCGTGGCCTGCCAGGAGCTCAACTCTGACATCGACAAAGACAACCCGG cgCTGAATGCCCAGGCTGCCCTGTCCCAGGTCCGTGAGCACCAGCTGGCCTCCACCTCAGAGGAGGCCATGCCCCTTGGGTACCTCCCAGccacccagcagccccatgtgccgcGCCCAGAACACTGTGAGGGGGCGGCCTCAGGACTCCGAGCTGCCGCCACTGCGGCTGCCATACCGCAGGCCCGGTCTGCCCCAACACCTGCCCTGCCTGCTagccccctggctgcagcagaggATGCCATCCTCCAGAAGCTGGGCtgggccagccaggagctccagcACAGCGCCTCCATCGAGCTCAGCCTCCAACTATGCAGCCTCATCCGCTCCTGTGCTGAGTCCTTGAAATGCCTCAAGGAACTGACCCCACAGTGA
- the LOC117880522 gene encoding zinc finger protein 883-like yields the protein MEPGEESSVPDPQGSEEMEVGADDSAACLSEEEDSDQEGPEMVPSHKMWPGVSKGDVSPGSPWDMAGQSPGIGAQAPDDSGDLEQGLEEFGDIIVHRVTQMGVKPCRYIEGGRSYELSPGLARRLLRLDEKPYECTECGKSFNQSSNLHRHQRTHTGERPYCCPACGKAFSRRSNLAQHQRIHSGERPFHCGDCGKSFSESSYLIRHQRTHTGERPYKCPACGKAFSRSSHLARHQRTHTGERPYPCTDCGKRFGLSSDLATHRRTHTGEKPFRCTDCGKAFSRSSHLVQHQRTHTGERPYRCAQCGKSFCHGSNLLQHQRTHRGERPYRCQQCGKAFSLSSNLIRHQRIHTGERPYRCTDCGRSFVLSSDLLQHHRVHTGERPYQCPDCGKAFSRAAHLAQHRRTHTGERPYHCQHCGKSFSHGSNFIKHQSTHLHGWQPCWPLKEGGEGPQDDGAGKEVEEGQAQP from the exons ATGGAACCAGGGGAGGAGTCCAGTGTCCCGGATCCACAGGGCTCAGAGGAAATGGAGGTTGGAGCAG ACGACAGTGCCGCCTGTctctcagaggaggaggattcCGACCAGGAAGGCCCTGAGATGGTGCCATCCCACAAGATGTGGCCAGGGGTCTCCAAGGGCGACGTCTCGCCCGGCTCCCCATGGGACATGGCTGGCCAGAGCCCGGGCATTGGGGCACAGGCGCCGGATGATTCTGGTgacctggagcaggggctggaggagTTTGGTGACATCATTGTGCACCGGGTGACACAGATGGGTGTGAAGCCATGCCGCTACATTGAGGGGGGGCGCAGCTACGAGCTGAGCCCTGGTCTGGCCCGCCGGCTGCTGCGGCTCGACGAGAAGCCGTACGAGTGCACCGAGTGTGGCAAGAGCTTCAATCAGAGCTCCAACCTGCACCGGCACCAGCGCACACACACTGGCGAGCGCCCCTACTGCTGCCCGGCCTGCGGCAAGGCCTTCAGCCGCCGCTCCAATCTGGCGCAGCACCAGCGCATCCATTCCGGCGAACGCCCCTTCCACTGCGGCGACTGCGGCAAGAGCTTCAGTGAGAGCTCCTACCTGATCCggcaccagcgcacccacaccgGCGAGCGCCCCTATAAGTGCCCAGCCTGCGGCAAGGCCTTCTCCCGCAGCTCCCACCTGGCACGACACCAGCGCACCCACACGGGTGAGCGCCCCTACCCATGCACCGACTGTGGCAAACGCTTCGGTCTCAGCTCCGACCTGGCCACGCACCGCCGCACCCACACAGGCGAGAAGCCTTTCCGCTGCACCGACTGTGGCAAGGCCTTCTCCCGCAGCTCCCACCTGGTGcagcaccagcgcacccacaccgGGGAGCGCCCCTACCGCTGCGCCCAGTGCGGCAAGAGCTTCTGCCATGGCTCCAACCTGCTGCAGCACCAACGCACGCACCGTGGCGAGCGCCCCTACCGGTGCCAGCAGTGCGGCAAGGCCTTCAGCCTGAGCTCCAACCTGATCCGCCACCAGCGCATCCATACGGGCGAGCGCCCCTACCGCTGCACCGACTGCGGGCGCAGCTTTGTGCTgagctctgacctcctgcagcacCACCGCGTACACACGGGCGAGCGTCCCTACCAGTGCCCCGACTGTGGCAAGGCCTTCTCCCGTGCCGCCcacctggcccagcaccgccgcaCCCACACGGGCGAGCGCCCCTACCACTGCCAGCACTGCGGCAAGAGCTTCAGCCATGGCTCCAATTTCATCAAACACCAGAGCACCCACCTGCATGGCTGGCAGCCCTGCTGGCCCCTTAAGGAGGGCGGGGAGGGCCCCCAGGATGATGGGGCTGgcaaggaggtggaggaggggcaggcacAGCCTTAA